A region of the Pseudarthrobacter phenanthrenivorans Sphe3 genome:
CATAACTTCTCGGTCTCCCTCGACGGCTTCGGCACGGGCGAGGGCCAGCAGCTGGACGCTCCGTTCGGCCACGCAGGCACGCGGCTGATGGAGTGGGCCTTCGAAACACGGACGTTCCGCGCTATGGGCCTGCACGGGGAGACGGAAGGATCCTTAGGCGTCGACGAGGCGTTCGCCAGCCAGTGGGGAACCGGGGTGGGCGTCGAAATCATGGGACGCAACAAGTTCGGCCCCCAACGCGGACCGTGGGAGAACGAGGACTGGAAGGGGTGGTGGGGCGACAACCCGGTGTTCCATACGCCGGTAGTCGTCCTGACGCACCATCCCCGGCCTGTCCTCGAAATGGAAGGCGGAACAACCTTCCATTTCGTTGACGCGGACCCCGTCTCCGCGCTGGAACAGGCCCGCGCTCTGGCTCCCGGCCAGGACGTCAGGATCGGCGGCGGCGCCAGCACGGTGCGCCAGTTCCTCGAGGCAGACCTGATCGACTACATGCACATCGTCCTCGTGCCGATTGTCCTGGGCCGGGGCGAACGGCTGTGGGACGGCCTCGAAGGACTCGAGGAACGCTTCGACATTGAGGCGACCTCTTCGCCGCAAGGTGTGGTCCATCTGGTCTTCACCCGCAGGGCGGAAAGAAACTAGCCCTTCACCTCATAAGCCTTTGGCAGCTGCACGCCGCGTTCTTCCAGGACGGCGCGCACCGAGGGCCGGCAGATGAATGTGTCAGTCGCGGCTGTGGGCCTGAACTGCTGCATGGGCCAGGCGCCGGCCCACGGCGATCGGGGGACTGAGGTGAACCGCGGAGGAATCCGGCGAGGGCCCCGCTGTAGGCCACAAGCACTTCATTGGCCAGGTCCTGGGCTCCCTCCCCGGCAAGCGGGCGGGACAGATGCAGAAGGCGCTCGGAGAGCAGGGCGGTGTCACCAGCCAGGACGTCGCTGATTTCGTTCGCGGCCTGGGGGAGCTCGGTGGCGGCGGCCAGGAAGGCACACCACCGTGACGGGTGACCGTGGGTTTCCCGGTAGGAAGCCAGGGCGTCGAAGACCGCGAGCAACCGGTCGACGTCATTGTCGGCCGCAACGATGTGCTGGTCCCAGACCCTCTGCCAGTCCGACAACCGGACCCGCAACACTTCGGCAACCAAGGCGTCCTTGCTGCCGAAGTGCGTGTACAAGGTGGCCGCGGAAACCTCCGCCTGGCGCAGCAGATCATCGACGGGAGTGTCCCGGATACCGCGTTCAAACAGCACCTGATCGGCCGCCTCGAGCAGCCGGGTGCGCGCAGGAACTCGTTGGCCGGTGGTCACCACATCAGTATATGTAACCCAAATACAGAACGCGCGTTTTGATGTAGCATAGCGACCGTTACGGCCTCTCAGTCAGAGCTGCGATGAGACCTACGGGCTGGTGCTGGTCGGCGAACAGGTGCGCGAGGTTGCTGCGCCAGATCGAGGAGGAGTTCTGTGAAGCTTTCAGCGGGCGGTCGAATCGGCCTGGCCGGAGCAGCGGTGGTGGG
Encoded here:
- a CDS encoding dihydrofolate reductase family protein is translated as MSLVRVHNFSVSLDGFGTGEGQQLDAPFGHAGTRLMEWAFETRTFRAMGLHGETEGSLGVDEAFASQWGTGVGVEIMGRNKFGPQRGPWENEDWKGWWGDNPVFHTPVVVLTHHPRPVLEMEGGTTFHFVDADPVSALEQARALAPGQDVRIGGGASTVRQFLEADLIDYMHIVLVPIVLGRGERLWDGLEGLEERFDIEATSSPQGVVHLVFTRRAERN
- a CDS encoding TetR/AcrR family transcriptional regulator, which encodes MTTGQRVPARTRLLEAADQVLFERGIRDTPVDDLLRQAEVSAATLYTHFGSKDALVAEVLRVRLSDWQRVWDQHIVAADNDVDRLLAVFDALASYRETHGHPSRWCAFLAAATELPQAANEISDVLAGDTALLSERLLHLSRPLAGEGAQDLANEVLVAYSGALAGFLRGSPQSPDRRGPAPGPCSSSGPQPRLTHSSAGPRCAPSWKNAACSCQRLMR